The following proteins come from a genomic window of Pseudomonas putida:
- a CDS encoding putative bifunctional diguanylate cyclase/phosphodiesterase — translation MKLELRNSLSVKLLRVVLLSALAVGVVLSCAQIVYDTYKTRQTVDSDAQRILDMFRDPSTQAVYSLDREMGMQVMEGLFQDESVRQASIGHPNETMLAEKSRPLQDSPVRWLTDLLLGQERTYTTQLVGRGPYSEYYGDLSITLDTAAYGEGFLLNAIIIFISGVLRALAMGLVLYLVYHWLLTKPLSKIIEHLTQINPDRPSQHQIPLLKGHEKNELGIWVNTANQLLASIERNTHLRHEAENSLQRMAQYDFLTGLPNRQQLQAQLDKILTDGCRLQHRVAVLCVGLDDFKGINEQFSYQVGDQLLLALADRLRAHSGRLGALARLGGDQFALVQANIEQPYEAAELAQSILDDLEAPFDLDHQQIRLRATIGITLFPEDGDSTEKLLQKAEQTMTLAKARSRNRYQFYIASVDSEMRRRRELEKDLREALSRNQLFLVYQPQISYRDHRVVGVEALLRWQHPELGMVPPDQFIPLAEQNGNIIPIGEWVLDQACRQLREWHDLGFSELRMAVNLSTVQLHHNELPRVVNNLLQAYRLPPRSLELEVTETGLMEDISTAAQHLLSLRRSGAMIAIDDFGTGYSSLSYLKSLPLDKIKIDKSFVQDLLDDDDDATIVRAIIQLGKSLGMQVIAEGVETSEQEAYIIAQGCHEGQGYHYSKPLSARELTSFLRQAQRNQVSAL, via the coding sequence TTGAAGCTGGAATTGCGGAACAGCTTATCGGTCAAGTTGCTCAGGGTCGTGCTCCTTTCGGCGCTGGCGGTCGGTGTCGTTCTTAGCTGCGCGCAGATCGTTTATGACACCTACAAGACCCGCCAGACTGTCGACAGCGACGCCCAGCGCATCCTCGATATGTTCCGCGACCCCTCGACCCAGGCGGTCTACAGCCTTGACCGGGAAATGGGCATGCAGGTCATGGAAGGCCTGTTCCAGGACGAGTCTGTTCGCCAGGCTTCCATCGGCCACCCCAATGAAACCATGCTCGCCGAGAAGTCCCGCCCGCTGCAGGACTCTCCCGTACGCTGGCTAACCGACCTGCTCCTTGGCCAGGAACGCACCTACACCACTCAATTGGTCGGCCGCGGCCCCTACAGCGAGTACTACGGTGACCTGAGCATCACCCTGGACACTGCCGCCTACGGTGAAGGATTCCTGCTCAACGCCATCATCATCTTCATTTCCGGCGTGCTGCGCGCCTTGGCCATGGGCCTGGTGCTGTACCTGGTCTACCACTGGCTGCTGACCAAACCGCTGTCGAAAATCATCGAGCACCTCACCCAGATCAACCCTGACCGCCCCAGCCAGCACCAGATCCCGCTACTCAAAGGCCATGAAAAAAACGAACTGGGCATCTGGGTCAATACAGCCAACCAGTTGCTGGCCTCGATCGAGCGCAATACCCATCTGCGCCACGAAGCCGAAAACAGCCTGCAACGCATGGCCCAATACGACTTCCTGACCGGCCTGCCGAACCGCCAGCAGCTACAGGCACAGCTCGACAAGATCCTTACAGACGGCTGCCGCCTGCAGCATCGCGTCGCCGTACTGTGCGTGGGCCTGGATGACTTCAAAGGCATAAACGAGCAGTTCAGCTATCAGGTCGGCGACCAATTGCTGCTCGCCCTGGCTGACCGCCTGCGCGCCCACAGTGGCCGCCTGGGGGCGCTGGCGCGCCTGGGAGGCGACCAGTTCGCCCTGGTGCAGGCCAATATCGAACAGCCCTACGAGGCCGCAGAACTGGCGCAGAGCATCCTCGATGACCTGGAGGCGCCGTTCGACCTGGATCACCAGCAGATTCGCCTGCGCGCCACCATCGGCATCACACTATTCCCCGAAGACGGCGACAGCACCGAGAAGCTGCTGCAAAAGGCTGAGCAGACCATGACCTTGGCCAAGGCCCGCTCGCGCAACCGCTATCAGTTCTACATCGCCAGCGTCGACAGCGAGATGCGTCGGCGCCGTGAACTGGAAAAGGACCTGCGCGAGGCGCTGTCGCGCAACCAGCTATTCCTTGTCTACCAGCCGCAGATCAGCTACCGCGATCACCGCGTGGTCGGTGTCGAAGCCTTGCTGCGCTGGCAGCATCCTGAACTTGGCATGGTCCCGCCGGACCAGTTCATCCCGCTGGCCGAACAGAACGGCAACATCATCCCCATCGGCGAGTGGGTACTCGACCAGGCCTGCAGGCAACTGCGCGAATGGCACGATCTTGGCTTCAGCGAACTGCGCATGGCAGTCAACCTGTCCACCGTGCAACTGCATCACAACGAACTTCCGCGTGTGGTCAACAATCTGCTGCAGGCTTACCGTCTGCCACCGCGCAGCCTGGAACTGGAGGTGACCGAAACCGGCCTGATGGAAGATATCAGCACCGCCGCCCAGCATCTGCTCAGCCTGCGCCGCTCCGGGGCGATGATCGCCATTGACGACTTTGGCACCGGTTACTCGTCGCTCAGTTACCTCAAGTCGCTGCCACTGGACAAGATCAAGATCGACAAGAGCTTCGTCCAGGACCTGTTGGATGACGATGATGATGCCACCATCGTTCGGGCAATTATCCAGTTGGGCAAGAGCCTGGGCATGCAGGTGATCGCCGAGGGCGTAGAGACGTCCGAGCAGGAAGCCTACATCATCGCCCAAGGCTGCCACGAAGGTCAGGGCTATCACTACAGCAAGCCACTGTCGGCACGCGAGCTGACCAGTTTCCTGCGTCAGGCCCAGCGCAATCAGGTTTCTGCGTTATAA
- a CDS encoding superoxide dismutase codes for MAFELPPLPYAHDALQPHISKETLEYHHDKHHNTYVVNLNNLVPGTEFEGKTLEEIVKSSSGGIFNNAAQVWNHTFYWNCLSPNGGGQPTGALAEAINAAFGSFDKFKEEFTKTSVGTFGSGWGWLVKKADGSLALASTIGAGCPLTSGDTPLLTCDVWEHAYYIDYRNLRPKYVEAFWNLVNWAFVAEQFEGKTFKA; via the coding sequence ATGGCTTTTGAATTGCCGCCGCTGCCGTACGCCCACGATGCCCTGCAGCCGCACATCTCCAAGGAAACCCTGGAGTATCACCACGACAAGCACCACAACACCTACGTCGTGAACCTGAACAACCTGGTCCCAGGCACCGAATTCGAAGGCAAGACCCTGGAAGAGATCGTCAAGAGCTCTTCGGGCGGCATCTTCAACAACGCCGCTCAAGTCTGGAACCACACCTTCTACTGGAACTGCCTGTCGCCAAACGGCGGTGGCCAGCCTACCGGTGCACTGGCTGAAGCCATCAACGCCGCGTTCGGTTCCTTCGACAAGTTCAAGGAAGAGTTCACCAAGACTTCGGTTGGCACCTTCGGTTCCGGCTGGGGCTGGCTGGTCAAGAAAGCCGACGGCTCCCTGGCCCTGGCCAGCACCATCGGTGCCGGCTGCCCGCTGACCAGCGGCGACACCCCGCTGCTGACCTGCGACGTCTGGGAACATGCTTACTACATCGACTACCGCAACCTGCGTCCGAAGTACGTCGAAGCATTCTGGAACCTGGTCAACTGGGCCTTCGTTGCCGAGCAGTTCGAAGGCAAGACCTTCAAGGCCTGA
- a CDS encoding LysE/ArgO family amino acid transporter — protein sequence MWQSYLNGMLVAFGLIMAIGAQNAFVLAQSLRREHHLPVAALCIVCDALLVAAGVFGLATVLAHNPTLLAIARWGGAVFLLWYGAKALRSACSKQSLQHQQGQGMRSRRAVLLSALAVTLLNPHVYLDTVLLIGSLGAQQTVPGAYVAGAASASLLWFSTLAIGAAWLAPWLARPATWRMLDLMVAVMMFAVAAQLIFT from the coding sequence ATGTGGCAAAGCTATCTGAACGGCATGCTGGTGGCCTTCGGCCTGATCATGGCCATTGGCGCACAGAACGCCTTCGTCCTGGCGCAGAGCCTGCGTCGTGAACACCACCTCCCGGTGGCAGCACTGTGCATCGTCTGCGACGCATTGCTGGTAGCCGCCGGGGTGTTCGGCCTGGCCACGGTGCTGGCGCATAATCCGACGCTGCTGGCGATTGCTCGCTGGGGTGGCGCGGTGTTTCTGCTCTGGTATGGCGCCAAGGCGCTGCGCAGTGCATGCTCCAAACAGAGCCTGCAGCATCAGCAAGGCCAAGGCATGCGCTCGCGGCGTGCGGTGCTGCTCAGTGCACTGGCCGTTACCCTCCTGAACCCGCATGTGTACCTGGACACTGTGTTGCTGATCGGCTCCCTAGGCGCCCAGCAGACAGTGCCGGGCGCCTATGTGGCAGGGGCCGCCAGCGCTTCGCTGCTATGGTTCTCGACTTTGGCGATCGGTGCTGCATGGCTGGCGCCCTGGCTGGCCCGCCCGGCCACTTGGCGGATGCTCGACCTGATGGTGGCAGTGATGATGTTCGCCGTGGCGGCGCAGTTGATCTTTACTTGA
- a CDS encoding LysR family transcriptional regulator ArgP translates to MFDYKLLAALAAVIEQGGFERAAQVLGLSQSAISQRIKLLEARVGQPVLVRAAPPNPTEVGRQLLNHVQQVRLLERDLQRQVPALDEEGMPERLRIALNADSLATWWAGAVGSFCAEQQVLTDLVVEDQEVGLKRMRAGEVAACLCGSERPVAGARSMPLGAMRYRALASPAFMARYFPLGFEARRLARTPAIVYGPDDFLQHRYLASLGIEDGFLHHLCPSSEGFLRMTEAGLGWGLVPELQAREQLSGGRLVEICADTPIDVPLYWHHWRNGGQLLAQLTEHLRHTAQRWLVPL, encoded by the coding sequence ATGTTCGACTATAAGCTGCTGGCCGCGCTCGCTGCAGTGATCGAGCAAGGTGGTTTCGAACGTGCAGCGCAGGTGCTGGGGCTGTCGCAATCGGCTATTTCACAGCGCATCAAGCTGCTCGAAGCGCGGGTCGGCCAGCCGGTGCTGGTGCGCGCCGCGCCACCGAACCCGACCGAGGTAGGGCGCCAGTTGCTCAACCATGTGCAGCAGGTGCGGCTGCTCGAACGTGACCTGCAGCGCCAGGTACCGGCACTGGATGAGGAAGGCATGCCAGAGCGTCTGCGCATTGCGCTCAACGCTGATAGCCTCGCGACCTGGTGGGCAGGCGCGGTGGGTTCGTTCTGCGCCGAGCAGCAGGTACTCACGGACCTTGTGGTGGAAGACCAGGAAGTCGGCCTGAAGCGCATGCGTGCCGGGGAGGTGGCGGCCTGCCTGTGCGGCAGTGAGCGGCCGGTGGCCGGCGCCCGCAGCATGCCGCTGGGCGCCATGCGCTACCGGGCGCTGGCCAGCCCTGCATTCATGGCACGTTATTTCCCACTGGGCTTCGAGGCCCGGCGCCTGGCCCGCACGCCGGCTATCGTCTACGGCCCGGACGATTTTCTGCAGCACCGATACCTTGCTTCTCTAGGCATCGAGGATGGCTTCCTGCACCACCTTTGCCCGTCGTCCGAAGGCTTCCTGCGCATGACCGAAGCCGGCCTGGGCTGGGGCCTGGTGCCTGAGTTGCAGGCCCGTGAGCAGTTGAGCGGTGGGCGACTGGTGGAAATTTGTGCCGATACCCCCATCGACGTGCCGCTGTACTGGCATCATTGGCGCAACGGCGGGCAACTGCTCGCGCAACTGACCGAACACCTGCGGCACACGGCACAGCGTTGGCTGGTGCCCTTGTAG
- a CDS encoding NAD-dependent epimerase/dehydratase family protein produces MRILVTGASGFIGGRFARFALEQGLDVRVSGRRAEGVEHLVKRGAQFIPGDLGDAELARRLCQGVEAVVHCAGAVGTWGRYQDFYQGNVVVTENVVEGCLKEHVRRLVHLSSPSIYFNGRSRLDIREDQVPRRFHHHYAQTKHLAEQKVFGAQEFGLEVLALRPRFVTGAGDASIFPRLMQMQRKGRVAIIGNGLNKVDFTSVHNLNEALLGALFADDRALGQAYNISNGQPLPLWDVVNYVMRQMQLPQVTRYRAYGLAYSMAALNEAACMLWPGRPQPTLTRLGMQVMNRDFTLDISRARQYLDYQPKVSLWTALDEFCAWWKHQPIGQ; encoded by the coding sequence ATGCGAATTCTGGTCACTGGCGCGAGCGGCTTCATCGGCGGGCGCTTTGCGCGCTTTGCCCTGGAGCAAGGCCTGGATGTGCGGGTCAGCGGCCGACGCGCCGAGGGCGTCGAGCACCTGGTCAAGCGCGGTGCGCAGTTCATCCCCGGCGACCTCGGTGACGCCGAACTGGCCCGGCGCCTGTGCCAGGGCGTGGAGGCGGTGGTGCATTGCGCGGGGGCGGTGGGCACCTGGGGGCGCTATCAGGATTTTTACCAGGGCAATGTGGTGGTCACCGAGAACGTGGTCGAGGGCTGCCTGAAGGAGCATGTTCGTCGCCTGGTGCACCTTTCGTCGCCCTCGATCTACTTCAATGGCCGTTCGCGCCTGGATATCCGCGAAGACCAGGTGCCGCGCCGCTTTCACCATCATTACGCGCAGACCAAACACCTTGCTGAACAAAAGGTCTTCGGCGCCCAGGAGTTCGGGCTTGAAGTTCTGGCGCTGCGCCCGCGCTTTGTAACAGGAGCCGGTGATGCCAGTATTTTCCCGCGGCTGATGCAGATGCAGCGCAAGGGCCGTGTGGCGATCATCGGCAACGGCCTGAACAAAGTCGATTTCACCAGCGTGCACAATCTCAATGAGGCACTGCTTGGCGCGCTGTTCGCCGATGATCGCGCGTTAGGGCAGGCTTACAACATCAGTAATGGCCAACCGTTGCCATTGTGGGATGTGGTCAATTACGTAATGCGCCAGATGCAGTTGCCGCAGGTAACCCGTTATCGCGCCTACGGCCTGGCCTACAGCATGGCGGCGCTGAACGAGGCCGCTTGCATGCTCTGGCCCGGGCGACCCCAGCCCACCCTCACGCGCTTGGGGATGCAAGTGATGAACCGCGATTTCACCCTGGATATCAGCCGCGCCCGGCAGTATCTGGACTATCAGCCCAAGGTCAGCCTGTGGACGGCGCTGGATGAATTTTGCGCGTGGTGGAAGCACCAGCCCATTGGCCAGTGA
- a CDS encoding alkene reductase, producing MTTLFDPITLGDVQLPNRIIMAPLTRCRADEGRVPNALMAEYYVQRASAGLILSEATSVTPMGVGYPDTPGIWNDQQVRGWNNVTKAVHGAGGRIFLQLWHVGRISHPSYLNGELPVAPSAIQPKGHVSLVRPITEYPTPRALESEEIADIVEAYRSGAENAKAAGFDGVEIHGANGYLLDQFLQSSTNKRTDRYGGSLENRARLLLEVTDAAIGVWGAGRVGVHLAPRADSHDMGDADRAETFSYVARELGKRGIAFICSREKEADDSIGPLIKAAFGGPYIVNERFDKASANAALASGKADAVAFGVPFIANPDLPARLAADAPLNQAHPETFYAKGPVGYIDYPRL from the coding sequence ATGACCACGCTTTTCGATCCGATCACACTGGGCGATGTGCAACTGCCCAACCGCATCATCATGGCGCCGCTGACCCGCTGCCGCGCCGACGAAGGCCGGGTGCCCAACGCGCTGATGGCCGAGTACTACGTGCAGCGCGCCAGCGCCGGGCTGATCCTCAGTGAAGCGACCTCGGTCACTCCCATGGGCGTGGGCTACCCTGATACGCCAGGCATCTGGAACGACCAGCAGGTACGCGGCTGGAACAACGTGACCAAGGCCGTGCATGGCGCGGGCGGTCGTATATTCTTGCAACTCTGGCATGTCGGCCGCATTTCCCACCCCAGCTATTTGAACGGTGAACTGCCGGTGGCTCCCAGCGCCATCCAGCCCAAGGGCCATGTCAGCCTGGTGCGCCCGATCACCGAATACCCGACTCCACGGGCCTTGGAAAGCGAAGAGATCGCCGACATCGTCGAGGCTTACCGCAGTGGCGCAGAGAACGCCAAGGCTGCCGGTTTCGATGGCGTGGAAATCCACGGTGCCAACGGCTATCTGCTCGACCAGTTCCTGCAGAGCAGCACCAACAAGCGCACCGACCGCTACGGTGGTTCACTGGAAAACCGTGCCCGCCTGCTGCTGGAAGTGACAGACGCAGCCATCGGCGTGTGGGGCGCAGGCCGTGTCGGCGTGCACCTTGCGCCGCGCGCAGACTCCCATGACATGGGTGATGCCGACCGCGCCGAGACCTTCTCCTATGTAGCGCGGGAACTGGGCAAGCGGGGTATCGCCTTCATCTGCTCTCGGGAGAAGGAAGCCGATGACAGTATCGGCCCGCTGATCAAAGCAGCGTTTGGTGGCCCTTACATCGTCAACGAGCGGTTCGACAAGGCCAGTGCCAATGCCGCGCTGGCCAGTGGCAAGGCGGATGCGGTGGCGTTCGGTGTGCCGTTCATTGCCAACCCGGACCTGCCGGCACGGCTGGCGGCCGATGCGCCGCTGAACCAAGCGCACCCGGAAACCTTCTATGCAAAAGGGCCGGTGGGGTACATCGATTACCCGCGGTTGTAA
- a CDS encoding ArsR/SmtB family transcription factor, with amino-acid sequence MPLDLDDIIKALAHPVRREILNWLKDPAAHFPAQHHSTEHGVCAGQIDQRCGLSQSTVSAHLATLQRAGLISSQKVGQWHFFKRNEATIQAFLEQLRQAL; translated from the coding sequence ATGCCTCTCGATCTCGACGACATAATAAAAGCCCTGGCCCACCCGGTCCGGCGAGAAATCCTCAACTGGCTCAAAGACCCGGCAGCGCACTTTCCCGCCCAGCATCACAGCACCGAACACGGTGTCTGTGCCGGGCAGATCGATCAACGCTGCGGCCTGTCGCAGTCGACCGTTTCTGCCCACCTGGCGACGTTGCAGCGCGCAGGCCTGATCAGCAGCCAGAAGGTCGGCCAGTGGCATTTTTTCAAACGCAACGAAGCCACCATCCAGGCGTTCCTCGAACAACTGCGCCAAGCGCTTTGA
- a CDS encoding ACP phosphodiesterase, producing MNYLAHLHLGGPAPQQLLGSLYGDFVKGSLEGRFAPTLEAAIRLHRHIDSYTDQHPLVLAALARFPRERRRYAGIIVDVFFDHCLAQHWGDYAEQSLEQFTGAFYRVLLAEPELPGRLARIAPLMAADDWLGAYGNFSTLEQVFNGIGRRLSRPEGMMGVMAELEHLYEPLLADFREFYPQLQTFAAAQRSGR from the coding sequence ATGAACTACCTCGCACACCTGCACCTGGGCGGCCCGGCGCCGCAACAACTGCTTGGCAGCCTGTATGGCGATTTTGTCAAAGGCTCGCTGGAGGGGCGCTTTGCGCCGACGCTGGAGGCCGCCATTCGGCTGCATCGGCACATCGACAGCTATACCGATCAGCACCCGTTGGTGTTGGCGGCGCTGGCGCGGTTCCCCCGGGAGCGGCGCCGCTATGCCGGGATCATTGTGGATGTGTTCTTCGACCATTGCCTGGCGCAGCACTGGGGCGACTATGCCGAACAGTCGCTGGAGCAGTTTACCGGTGCGTTCTATCGCGTGTTGCTGGCCGAGCCCGAGTTGCCAGGGCGGCTGGCACGCATTGCGCCCTTGATGGCCGCAGATGACTGGCTGGGGGCGTATGGCAATTTTTCCACCCTGGAGCAGGTCTTCAACGGCATTGGGCGACGCTTGTCCCGACCTGAGGGCATGATGGGAGTGATGGCGGAGCTTGAGCACTTGTACGAGCCGTTGCTGGCTGATTTCCGTGAGTTCTATCCGCAGTTGCAGACGTTTGCCGCGGCACAGAGGTCTGGCAGATAG
- a CDS encoding lysophospholipid acyltransferase family protein, translating into MRKLRVFARLARLLLVLLFGMLMASVIAIGERMGMKASSERRQRWTCLFMKRLVAALPFDVRVIGELPKRPMLWVSNHVSWTDIPLLGMLLPLSFLSKAEVRHWPVAGWLAEKAGTLFIRRGGGDSQRLREQISAQLGDARPLLIFPEGTTTDGRQLRTFHGRLLAGAIDQGVAVQPVAIEYLRNGEADLVAPFIGDDDLVSHLMRLFAEPRAEVCIHLLQPISSVEKERAALAFQAQQAIHMALFGVGEVEVAARRQARAA; encoded by the coding sequence ATGCGTAAACTGCGGGTGTTCGCCCGCCTCGCAAGGCTGTTGCTGGTGCTGCTCTTCGGCATGCTCATGGCCAGCGTGATCGCCATCGGTGAACGCATGGGCATGAAGGCCTCCAGCGAGCGTCGCCAGCGCTGGACCTGCCTGTTCATGAAACGCCTGGTCGCTGCCCTGCCCTTCGACGTGCGGGTAATCGGTGAACTGCCCAAACGGCCGATGTTGTGGGTCAGCAACCACGTGTCCTGGACCGATATCCCGCTGCTCGGCATGCTGCTGCCGCTGTCGTTTCTGTCCAAGGCCGAAGTCCGCCACTGGCCCGTGGCTGGCTGGCTGGCAGAGAAAGCCGGCACATTGTTCATCCGTCGCGGCGGCGGCGACAGCCAGCGCTTGCGTGAACAGATCAGCGCACAACTGGGCGACGCCAGGCCGCTGCTGATCTTCCCCGAGGGCACCACTACCGACGGGCGCCAGTTGCGGACCTTCCATGGGCGTTTGCTGGCAGGCGCCATCGATCAAGGTGTGGCGGTGCAGCCTGTTGCCATTGAGTACCTGCGCAACGGCGAGGCTGACCTGGTTGCGCCGTTCATTGGTGATGATGACCTCGTGTCACACCTGATGCGGCTATTCGCCGAGCCGCGGGCTGAGGTGTGCATCCACCTGTTGCAGCCGATCAGCAGCGTGGAAAAAGAACGCGCAGCGTTGGCATTTCAGGCGCAGCAGGCTATCCACATGGCGTTGTTCGGGGTTGGCGAAGTCGAGGTAGCGGCGCGCCGGCAGGCCCGGGCTGCTTGA
- the olsB gene encoding L-ornithine N(alpha)-acyltransferase has product MTRTARSGDNSTERRLQAERLVGAAALQEAQALRYKVFSAEFKARLKGAELGLDMDDYDVHCQHIGVRDLSTGELVATTRLLDHEAASSLGRFYSEEEFSLHGLLQLQGPILELGRTCVDPDYRNGGTIAVLWGELAEVLNEGRYSYLMGCASIPMQDGGVQAHAIMQRLRERYLCNEHLRAEPKNPLPTLALPNNVIAEMPPLLKAYMRLGAKICGEPCWDEDFQVADVFILLKRDDLCPRYARHFKAAV; this is encoded by the coding sequence ATGACTCGGACAGCTCGCTCTGGCGACAACAGCACTGAACGCCGTCTGCAAGCCGAACGCCTGGTCGGCGCCGCGGCCCTGCAGGAAGCACAGGCCCTGCGCTACAAAGTGTTCAGCGCAGAATTCAAGGCCAGGCTCAAGGGCGCTGAACTGGGCCTGGACATGGATGACTACGACGTACATTGCCAGCACATCGGTGTACGCGACCTGAGCACCGGCGAACTGGTCGCCACCACCCGTCTACTCGATCATGAGGCCGCCAGCAGCCTGGGGCGCTTCTACAGCGAAGAAGAATTCAGCCTGCATGGCCTGCTGCAACTGCAGGGCCCAATCCTCGAACTGGGCCGCACCTGCGTCGACCCCGACTACCGCAACGGCGGCACCATCGCCGTGCTCTGGGGCGAGCTGGCCGAAGTACTCAACGAGGGCCGCTACAGCTACCTGATGGGCTGCGCGAGCATCCCCATGCAGGATGGCGGGGTCCAGGCTCATGCCATCATGCAACGCCTGCGTGAGCGCTACCTGTGCAACGAACACCTGCGTGCGGAGCCGAAGAACCCGCTGCCCACTCTGGCCCTCCCGAACAATGTCATCGCCGAAATGCCGCCGCTGCTGAAGGCCTACATGCGCCTGGGTGCGAAGATCTGCGGTGAACCCTGTTGGGATGAGGACTTCCAGGTTGCCGACGTGTTCATCCTGCTCAAGCGTGATGACCTCTGCCCACGTTACGCCCGCCACTTCAAGGCAGCGGTCTGA
- a CDS encoding serine hydrolase domain-containing protein has translation MLKTGLMILAVAVGSARAEDWPLPDWQADITAIDWQAVDSYAFPERNATKRSGIRSDALLIIRDGRILHERYAAPTTAKTAHLTWSVSKSVLATVLGVAQGEGRFQLQDPAARFYPPMQAHPDVRLADLLHWASGLAWQEDYEYAPLKSSVVAMLYTRGRHDMAAYTAARPVAEKPGQRFIYSSGDSNVLAAALRGMLKGSSYPDYPWQALFTPLGIHSAVWERDGRGTFVGSSYLYLSARDLARIGLLMQREGRWGARQLLPASWVAFNRTLFRQATPLPGEANPGGHWWLNQPLPGSTLPWPDAPADTYAALGHWGQALYILPTRKLVIVRYADDRDGSYSHNELLKRVLTALAKEGA, from the coding sequence ATGTTGAAGACAGGGTTGATGATCCTGGCGGTGGCCGTCGGTTCGGCCAGGGCTGAGGATTGGCCCCTACCGGATTGGCAGGCCGACATCACGGCCATCGACTGGCAGGCTGTCGACAGCTATGCCTTCCCTGAACGCAACGCCACCAAGCGCAGCGGCATTCGCAGCGACGCCCTGCTGATCATTCGCGACGGCCGTATCCTGCACGAACGGTATGCCGCGCCTACCACCGCGAAAACCGCCCACCTGACTTGGTCGGTGAGCAAAAGCGTGCTGGCGACAGTGCTGGGCGTGGCCCAAGGTGAGGGCCGTTTTCAGCTGCAGGACCCTGCGGCCCGCTTTTACCCACCCATGCAAGCACACCCCGACGTGCGTCTGGCCGATCTGTTGCATTGGGCCAGTGGCCTGGCCTGGCAGGAGGACTACGAATACGCACCGCTGAAATCCTCGGTGGTGGCCATGCTCTATACCCGCGGGCGCCATGACATGGCGGCTTATACTGCTGCAAGGCCCGTTGCCGAAAAGCCCGGGCAGCGATTCATTTATTCGAGTGGCGACAGCAATGTCCTGGCCGCCGCATTGCGCGGCATGCTCAAGGGCAGTTCTTACCCTGACTACCCCTGGCAGGCGCTGTTCACCCCGCTGGGCATTCACAGCGCCGTTTGGGAGCGCGATGGCCGTGGCACCTTCGTTGGCTCCTCCTACCTCTACCTCAGTGCCCGCGACCTGGCGCGCATCGGCCTGTTGATGCAGCGTGAAGGGCGCTGGGGTGCCCGTCAGTTGCTGCCGGCAAGCTGGGTTGCCTTCAATCGTACCCTGTTCAGGCAGGCCACACCGCTGCCCGGCGAAGCCAACCCGGGTGGCCACTGGTGGCTCAACCAGCCACTGCCGGGCAGTACTTTGCCTTGGCCTGACGCGCCGGCAGACACCTATGCCGCCCTCGGCCACTGGGGCCAGGCCCTTTACATACTGCCGACCCGCAAGCTGGTCATCGTCCGCTACGCCGATGACCGTGATGGCAGTTACAGCCATAACGAACTGCTAAAGCGTGTGCTGACAGCGCTGGCCAAGGAGGGTGCATGA
- a CDS encoding YceI family protein, translating to MFKLPRLLPVLLLALCLPAHANWHLDGESSRLSFVTGKNGDTAEVHRFLVLHGTVDRKGAAGLRIEMDSVSSGIPLRDERMREDLFEVGRFAEATVKAQLDLRPINDLADGAQIELRLPLTVTLHGQSHSYNALLLATRLDARRFQVVTLEPLILHAHDFGLLPGLETLRKFAKLKSINPTVPVNAVLIFNAR from the coding sequence ATGTTCAAGCTGCCCCGTCTTTTACCCGTCCTATTGCTGGCTCTGTGCCTGCCCGCCCACGCCAATTGGCACCTCGATGGTGAATCCTCACGCCTTTCATTCGTCACCGGCAAGAACGGCGATACGGCCGAGGTCCATCGTTTTCTGGTACTGCATGGCACCGTCGACCGCAAAGGCGCAGCCGGGCTGCGTATCGAGATGGATTCGGTGAGCAGTGGTATCCCGCTACGGGACGAGCGCATGCGTGAGGACCTGTTCGAGGTCGGTCGCTTTGCCGAAGCGACGGTCAAGGCCCAGCTCGACCTGCGGCCGATAAACGACCTGGCCGACGGCGCGCAGATCGAATTGCGCCTGCCGCTGACCGTTACGTTGCATGGCCAGTCGCACAGCTACAACGCCTTGTTGCTGGCAACCCGCCTCGATGCGCGGCGCTTCCAGGTGGTGACCCTTGAGCCGTTGATACTGCACGCCCACGATTTCGGCCTGCTGCCCGGCTTGGAAACCTTGCGCAAGTTCGCCAAGCTCAAATCCATCAACCCGACGGTACCGGTCAATGCGGTGCTGATTTTCAACGCCCGCTGA